In Myxococcus stipitatus, the following are encoded in one genomic region:
- a CDS encoding SixA phosphatase family protein codes for MRIFLVRHGDADAEIPEGLGDEARALTAKARANMAAHFAALSERMGPLGLILTSPLVRTVQTAQLLSFVAKHEGLLRAHRSLLPDVPVGTVDSVLSEHADENLVLVGHQPTMGALAAHLLGMQSFPKPVNPGTVIALERTEGETPHYKFLFYAAPNQQVLDVIQ; via the coding sequence TTGAGGATTTTCCTGGTTAGGCATGGCGACGCGGACGCGGAGATCCCGGAGGGTCTTGGCGACGAGGCGCGCGCGCTCACGGCGAAAGCTCGGGCAAACATGGCCGCGCATTTCGCAGCGCTTTCCGAGCGTATGGGCCCCCTCGGCCTCATCCTGACCAGCCCGCTGGTTCGCACGGTGCAGACAGCGCAGCTGCTGTCCTTCGTGGCGAAGCATGAGGGCCTGCTCCGCGCGCACCGCAGCCTGTTGCCGGACGTGCCCGTCGGCACGGTGGACTCGGTGCTGAGCGAGCACGCGGATGAGAACCTGGTCCTGGTCGGCCACCAGCCCACCATGGGCGCCCTGGCCGCGCACCTGCTCGGGATGCAGTCCTTCCCCAAGCCGGTGAACCCGGGCACCGTCATCGCCCTGGAGCGCACCGAGGGCGAGACGCCGCACTACAAGTTCCTGTTCTACGCGGCCCCGAACCAGCAGGTGCTTGACGTCATCCAGTGA